From one Amycolatopsis sp. FDAARGOS 1241 genomic stretch:
- a CDS encoding HPP family protein has translation MRARDLMSAPVVTVHPWAPAKEAAEVLSGHGFTALPVVDEDERLVGIVTEADLIRGRIPADARSAYLRPEPPVPVDTTVAQVMTAPVTAMSSGTDVADLCQALVDARIRAMPIVDGSRVVGIVTRGDVVRILARADSAIAADVRHRLEIYGGTGRWQVEVHEGLVRIADRFDDETDRHVATLLALAVPGVVGAETVSAGEDRWS, from the coding sequence ATGCGTGCACGAGACCTGATGTCCGCGCCGGTGGTGACGGTCCACCCGTGGGCTCCGGCCAAGGAGGCCGCCGAAGTGCTGTCCGGGCATGGTTTCACCGCGTTGCCGGTGGTCGACGAAGACGAACGTCTCGTCGGCATCGTCACCGAAGCGGACCTGATCCGTGGCCGGATCCCGGCCGACGCGCGGTCGGCGTACCTGCGCCCCGAACCCCCCGTACCGGTCGACACGACGGTGGCGCAGGTGATGACCGCGCCGGTCACCGCGATGTCCTCCGGCACCGATGTGGCCGACCTGTGCCAGGCGCTGGTCGACGCGAGGATCCGGGCGATGCCGATCGTCGATGGCAGCCGTGTGGTCGGGATCGTCACGCGCGGCGACGTGGTGCGGATCCTGGCGCGTGCGGACTCGGCGATCGCGGCGGATGTGCGGCACCGGCTGGAGATCTACGGCGGGACGGGCCGCTGGCAGGTCGAGGTCCACGAGGGGCTGGTGCGGATCGCCGACCGCTTCGACGACGAGACCGATCGGCACGTCGCCACCTTGCTCGCGCTCGCCGTGCCCGGCGTCGTCGGCGCGGAAACCGTCTCGGCCGGAGAGGACCGGTGGTCATGA